From the genome of Devriesea agamarum, one region includes:
- a CDS encoding DivIVA domain-containing protein, translating into MALMPEDLLNKRFTPVRFTEGYDMDEVDEYLDNDVMPRLQELIDENDRLTKDLELAKQRIAELESRIDAPVGAEVRPEFRPVEEPAVTAAVEETPKAPAARDEAPVPSDTTSAIAQMGADGADRSATGIIALAQRLHDEYVKNGEDERDRLIAEARIEHRRIIGEAEEKSRATLEQLEQRKIGLEKSIEQLRTFERDYRNRLRNYLESQLRDLETSETQDKQATFGL; encoded by the coding sequence ATGGCCCTGATGCCCGAGGACCTGCTGAATAAGCGGTTCACCCCGGTGCGTTTCACCGAAGGCTACGACATGGACGAGGTCGATGAGTACCTCGATAACGACGTCATGCCTCGCCTCCAGGAGCTCATCGACGAAAACGATCGTCTGACCAAGGACCTCGAACTGGCGAAGCAGCGCATCGCTGAACTCGAGTCCCGGATCGACGCTCCCGTGGGAGCTGAGGTTCGCCCCGAGTTCCGCCCTGTCGAGGAGCCGGCGGTCACCGCCGCTGTCGAAGAAACCCCGAAGGCTCCAGCTGCACGCGACGAGGCACCGGTACCCAGCGACACGACCTCCGCCATCGCTCAGATGGGCGCAGATGGCGCCGACCGGTCTGCCACCGGCATCATTGCCCTGGCTCAGCGTCTGCACGACGAGTACGTCAAGAACGGCGAGGACGAGCGCGATCGCCTCATTGCCGAGGCTCGGATCGAGCACCGTCGGATCATCGGCGAAGCGGAAGAGAAGTCTCGCGCCACGCTCGAGCAGCTTGAACAGCGCAAGATCGGGCTGGAGAAGAGCATCGAGCAGCTTCGCACCTTCGAGCGCGACTACCGCAACCGGCTGCGCAACTACCTCGAGAGCCAGCTGCGCGACCTCGAGACCAGCGAGACCCAGGACAAGCAGGCGACCTTCGGCCTGTGA
- the pgeF gene encoding peptidoglycan editing factor PgeF → MAEVSRGIRPAHLGHAPGDPTRSFFTTRYGGVSCTPFDSANLAFHVGDQPDQVKVNRDRLRMFCQKPVLFVDQVHSADVYTVPEDINLPDLLARPPVHADAIVTQRRDIAIAVMVADCVPVIMRDDVNGVIGVAHAGRPGLLAGVLQACVAAMQAYGADPVAMVAAVGPSVCGRCYEVPADMREMACQILPECWAETSWNTPALDLRAGARSVLRSLGLSAESIDMAHPCTMEDDRFFSYRRDGRTGRFAGVAVR, encoded by the coding sequence ATGGCCGAGGTCTCCCGGGGTATTCGTCCCGCTCATCTCGGCCACGCTCCGGGAGACCCGACCCGCAGTTTCTTCACCACCCGATACGGTGGCGTCTCCTGCACGCCGTTTGATAGCGCGAATCTGGCCTTCCATGTGGGTGATCAGCCAGATCAGGTGAAGGTGAACCGGGATCGGCTGCGGATGTTCTGCCAGAAGCCGGTGCTGTTTGTTGACCAAGTGCATTCAGCTGATGTCTACACCGTGCCCGAGGACATTAACCTTCCAGACCTACTCGCCAGGCCCCCGGTCCACGCTGATGCGATAGTGACCCAGCGGCGCGATATCGCGATTGCGGTGATGGTGGCCGACTGTGTTCCCGTGATCATGCGCGATGACGTGAACGGAGTGATCGGGGTAGCGCACGCTGGGCGCCCCGGACTACTCGCCGGTGTGCTGCAAGCCTGTGTCGCAGCCATGCAGGCCTACGGAGCAGACCCGGTTGCCATGGTGGCCGCCGTCGGGCCGTCTGTATGCGGACGATGCTACGAAGTGCCAGCCGATATGCGCGAGATGGCCTGCCAGATCCTGCCGGAGTGTTGGGCTGAAACCTCGTGGAACACTCCGGCTCTGGACCTTCGCGCCGGAGCCCGCTCTGTTCTTCGGTCCCTCGGGCTGAGCGCTGAGAGCATCGATATGGCCCACCCCTGCACGATGGAAGATGACAGGTTTTTCTCCTACCGCAGAGACGGACGGACTGGCCGCTTCGCAGGGGTCGCGGTGCGATGA
- a CDS encoding cell division protein SepF — MAGALRKTMVYLGLAEDDDRYYEQPQTSEPHAVSPRAQEVRHDQEEREAHVTPIRNRQNIAPVQMASIHDTAMQRITTIHPRSYNDAKAIGESFRDGVPVIMNLSDMDDADAKRMVDFSAGLVFGLRGAIERVTNKVFLLSPEHVQIEGDGSGEESSFYNQS, encoded by the coding sequence ATGGCCGGCGCACTGCGCAAGACGATGGTTTACCTCGGTTTGGCCGAGGACGACGACAGGTACTACGAGCAGCCTCAAACCAGTGAGCCGCATGCGGTCTCTCCAAGGGCCCAGGAGGTCCGACACGACCAGGAGGAGCGGGAGGCACACGTGACGCCAATCCGGAATCGACAGAATATAGCGCCGGTCCAGATGGCCAGCATCCACGACACAGCTATGCAGCGCATCACTACAATCCATCCGCGCTCGTATAACGACGCCAAAGCGATTGGCGAGTCCTTTAGGGACGGCGTGCCGGTGATTATGAACCTGTCCGATATGGATGACGCCGACGCGAAGCGGATGGTGGACTTCTCTGCGGGTCTGGTGTTCGGGTTGCGCGGCGCTATTGAGCGTGTCACCAACAAAGTTTTCCTCCTCTCGCCAGAACACGTCCAGATTGAGGGCGATGGCAGTGGCGAGGAGAGCAGCTTCTACAACCAGAGCTGA
- a CDS encoding YggT family protein, producing the protein MQLIVGIAYLAVLLYMIALITRLVLEWIQAYARDFRPRGLVLILFEVVYTVTDPPVSLARRLIPPLRFGGIALDLGLFIVLILCSVILSILGALVS; encoded by the coding sequence ATGCAGCTGATTGTAGGCATCGCATATTTGGCGGTGCTGCTCTACATGATTGCGCTCATCACGAGGTTGGTTCTGGAATGGATTCAGGCCTATGCCCGGGACTTTAGGCCGCGTGGATTAGTGCTGATCCTGTTTGAGGTGGTCTACACCGTGACCGATCCGCCGGTTTCCCTGGCCAGGCGCTTAATTCCGCCGCTCCGGTTTGGGGGCATTGCGCTGGATCTAGGCCTCTTTATCGTGCTGATCCTGTGCTCCGTGATCCTTTCTATTCTCGGAGCGTTGGTGTCATGA
- the lspA gene encoding signal peptidase II translates to MTQKSPDAADSERTSFGVRRVVLRCILPAVMVAVFVLLIDQWTKSLALTHLAELEPYPVIPGILNFTLLFNSGAAWSLGANATPVVTLVQVLISLIAVWFLIAKVRSTGWAIALGLLLGGACGNLYDRLLRPPGFGRGHVVDFLQLPHWPVFNVADMSVVFAAISIVVFSLIGIGPSNPHRHSPSPQAEESPHD, encoded by the coding sequence GTGACCCAGAAATCGCCCGACGCGGCGGATTCCGAGCGCACCTCGTTCGGCGTCCGCCGCGTCGTATTACGTTGCATTCTTCCGGCAGTTATGGTCGCAGTGTTTGTGCTGCTGATCGACCAATGGACGAAGTCGTTAGCTCTGACCCACCTCGCTGAGCTCGAGCCCTATCCCGTCATACCCGGAATCTTGAACTTCACCCTGCTGTTTAATTCGGGGGCAGCGTGGAGCCTGGGTGCGAACGCCACCCCCGTGGTCACACTCGTGCAGGTGCTCATTTCGTTGATCGCGGTGTGGTTCTTAATCGCCAAAGTGCGTTCCACCGGGTGGGCCATTGCACTGGGTCTGCTTCTGGGCGGTGCCTGCGGCAACCTTTACGACCGCCTTTTGCGTCCTCCAGGTTTTGGTCGAGGGCACGTCGTGGACTTCCTGCAACTGCCTCACTGGCCGGTCTTTAATGTCGCCGACATGTCTGTTGTGTTCGCCGCCATCTCGATTGTTGTGTTCAGCCTGATCGGGATAGGCCCGTCTAACCCCCACCGCCACAGCCCGTCGCCGCAGGCGGAGGAGTCACCGCATGACTGA
- a CDS encoding RluA family pseudouridine synthase: protein MTDSRMLYVPDGLAGERVDVGLSRLLGMSRSRVADMVEQGDVLLDGKCPARSERLTAGALLAVEIPAERPGPMVRAEVVEGMGIVHEDDDIVVVDKPVGVAAHPSVGWTGPTVLGHLAAIGVGVATSGASERQGIVQRLDVGTSGLMVVAKSEIAYSVLKDAFRKRTVSKTYHAVCQGHPDPLSGTIDAPIGRSPNHDYKYAVMRNGKPSITHYEVLEMFRAASLLEIHLETGRTHQIRVHMSAMRHPLVGDPLYGSDPTLADRLGLIRQWLHAKDLSFEHPTSRRMVTYTSAYPEDLRIALEKLRAV, encoded by the coding sequence ATGACTGATTCGCGAATGTTGTATGTCCCCGATGGGCTGGCTGGGGAGAGAGTGGATGTGGGACTCTCGCGCCTTCTGGGCATGTCGCGCTCACGGGTTGCTGACATGGTGGAACAGGGCGATGTTCTGCTTGATGGAAAGTGTCCCGCCAGATCAGAACGCCTCACCGCCGGGGCACTGCTAGCCGTCGAAATCCCTGCGGAGCGCCCCGGCCCCATGGTGCGGGCCGAAGTGGTTGAAGGGATGGGAATCGTCCACGAAGACGACGACATCGTGGTGGTGGATAAACCCGTTGGAGTGGCAGCGCACCCCAGCGTCGGTTGGACCGGCCCCACCGTGCTTGGGCATCTGGCCGCAATCGGTGTGGGTGTGGCCACCTCGGGAGCCAGTGAGCGTCAGGGCATCGTGCAACGCCTGGACGTGGGCACCAGCGGCCTGATGGTTGTCGCGAAATCAGAAATCGCGTACTCGGTGCTGAAGGATGCCTTCCGCAAACGAACCGTCTCCAAGACGTACCACGCCGTATGCCAAGGCCATCCTGACCCGCTCTCAGGCACGATCGACGCCCCGATAGGCCGCAGCCCCAACCATGACTACAAATACGCTGTCATGCGCAATGGAAAGCCGTCTATCACGCATTACGAAGTGCTGGAAATGTTTCGCGCTGCGTCATTGCTTGAGATACATCTTGAGACGGGTCGAACCCACCAGATTCGGGTCCACATGTCGGCTATGCGTCATCCGCTGGTCGGTGACCCTCTGTACGGAAGTGATCCGACACTGGCCGACCGTCTGGGATTGATCCGGCAATGGTTGCATGCAAAGGACCTGTCTTTTGAACACCCCACCTCGCGCCGGATGGTGACCTACACCTCGGCGTATCCGGAGGATCTGCGCATCGCTTTGGAGAAGCTGCGCGCTGTTTAG